A genome region from Strigops habroptila isolate Jane chromosome 12, bStrHab1.2.pri, whole genome shotgun sequence includes the following:
- the LOC115616170 gene encoding leukotriene C4 synthase-like produces the protein MRHQIDLLATVTVLGVLEQAYFTLQVIYARRQHKISPPRTMGHPEFERIFRAQVNCSEYFPIFISLLWVAGIFFHQGVAAACGLLYLYTRFRYFQGYAVAAQERLGPLYASAWVLWLLLGLAVAGLLAHFLLPCCSPWMAALVQPLQLLGAW, from the exons ATGAGGCATCAGATAGACCTGCTGGCCACCGTCACGGTTTTGGGAGTCTTGGAGCAAG CCTATTTCACACTGCAGGTGATCTATGCCCGGCGGCAGCACAAGATCTCCCCTCCCAGGACAATGGGTCACCCTGAATTTGAGCGGATCTTCAGAGCTCA GGTGAATTGCTCGGAGTACTTCCCAATCTTCATCTCACTCCTCTGGGTTGCTGGAATCTTCTTCCATCAAG GTGTGGCTGCAGCATGCGGGCTGCTGTACCTCTACACACGCTTCAGGTACTTCCAGGGATACGCTGTGGCTGCACAGGAACG GTTGGGGCCACTGTATGCCAGCGCCtgggtgctgtggctgctgctggggctggcagtggCCGGGCTCCTGGCACActtcctgctgccctgctgctccccgTGGATGGCAGCGCTGGTGCAGCCCCTCCAGCTGCTCGGTGCCTGGTGA
- the MGAT4B gene encoding alpha-1,3-mannosyl-glycoprotein 4-beta-N-acetylglucosaminyltransferase B, which yields MRLRSGTALTLLLGCLCALLSLSWYGAFGGHKGDIVDIYQREFLALRDRLHAAEQESLKRSKELNLVLEEIKRAISEKQALRDINRTWSSLSDETKLKLWNITNKNVLHLPTIFHHLPHLLSKENSLQPAVHVGQGRTGVSVVMGIPSVKREVHSYLTDTLNSLISELTQQEKEDSVIVVLIAETDPQYTAGVAENIKNLFPKEIHSGLLEVISPSPHFYPDFSHLRESFGDPKERVRWRTKQNLDYCFLMMYAQSKGIYYVQLEDDIVAKPNYLSTMKNFALQQPSEEWMILEFSQLGFIGKMFKSLDLSLIVEFILMFYKDKPIDWLLDHILWVKVCNPEKDAKHCDRQKANLRIRFKPSLFQHVGTHSSLAGKIQKLKDKDFGKQALRKEHVNPPAEVSTSLKTYQHFTLEKAYLREDFFWAFTPTAGDFIRFRFFKPLRIERFFFRSGNIEHPEDKLLNTTVEVLPFDSLQSDKEALQEGRGAVFKYRRMPDGYIQIGSFSKGVAEGEVDPSFGPLEAIRLSIQTDSPVWIILSEIFIKKAE from the exons GTGACATTGTGGACATCTACCAGCGGGAGTTTCTTGCTCTCCGGGACCGGCTGCACGCAGCTGAGCAGGAGAGCCTGAAGCGCTCAAAGGAGCTCAACCTGGTCCTGGAGGAGATCAAGAGAGCGATCTCGGAGAAGCAGGCCCTGCGGGATATAAACCGGACCTGGAGCAGCTTATCTG acGAAACCAAGTTAAAACTGTGGAATATCACCAACAAGAATGTGCTGCACCTTCCCACCATCTTCCATCATTTGCCACATTTGCTGTCAAAGGAGAACAGTCTGCAGCCAGCCGTGCATGTGGGACAGGGGCGCACTGGAG TGTCCGTCGTGATGGGAATCCCTAGTGTGAAGCGGGAGGTGCATTCCTACCTCACCGACACCCTCAACTCCCTCATCTCGGAGCTCActcagcaggagaaggaggactCCGTCATCGTCGTCCTCATTGCTGAG acGGATCCGCAGTACACAGCCGGAGTAGCAGAAAACATCAAAAACTT ATTCCCAAAGGAAATACACTCAGGTCTCCTGGAGGTAATTTCCCCATCTCCGCATTTCTATCCTGATTTCTCCCACCTGCGGGAATCCTTTGGGGACCCCAAGGAAAGAGTCAG GTGGAGGACAAAGCAGAACCTTGACTACTGCTTTTTAATGATGTATGCCCAGTCCAAAGGCATATATTATGTGCAG CTGGAGGATGATATTGTGGCCAAACCAAACTATCTCAGCACGATGAAGAACTTTGCCTTGCAGCAGCCCTCCGAGGAGTGGATGATCCTGGAGTTTTCTCAGCTGGGGTTTATTG GAAAAATGTTCAAGTCTCTGGATCTGAGCTTGATCGTGGAGTTCATCCTGATGTTCTATAAGGACAAACCCATTGACTGGCTGCTGGATCACATCCTTTGGGTGAAAGTCTGCAACCCTGAGAAAGACGCA AAACACTGTGACAGGCAGAAGGCAAACCTGAGGATCCGCTTCAAGCCCTCGCTCTTCCAGCATGTGGGAACCCACTCCTCCTTGGCCGGGAAGATACAGAAGCTGAAG GACAAGGACTTCGGCAAGCAGGCTCTGCGGAAAGAGCACGTGAACCCTCCCGCGGAGGTCAGCACCAGCCTGAAAACCTACCAGCACTTCACCTTGGAGAAGGCTTACCTGCGGGAGGACTTCTTCTGGGCCTTCACTCCCACTGCCGGAGACTTCATCAGATTCAGATTCTTCAAACCCCTCCGCATCGAAAG GTTCTTCTTCCGCAGCGGGAACATCGAGCACCCAGAAGACAAGCTCCTCAATACGACTGTGGAGGTTTTGCCGTTTGAC aGCCTGCAGTCGGATAAAGAAGCCTTGCAGGAGGGAAGAGGTGCAGTGTTCAAATACCGCAGGATGCCGGATGGCTACATCCAGATAG GCTCCTTCTCCAAGGGTGTTGCAGAGGGTGAGGTGGACCCATCCTTCGGGCCGCTGGAGGCCATCAGGCTGTCCATCCAGACCGACTCCCCGGTGTGGATCATCTTGAGCGAG ATTTTCATCAAGAAAGCAGAGTGA